The genomic stretch CGATCGCGGCGGCGGCCGCCGCCAGCGCGGAAGCCGTCAGTGTGCGGGGCGCGGTGACATCCATGTCCGGGGTGACGGTGGTTGCGCCCAGGGCGGGGCCCAGCAGCGCAAACGGGGCAAAGCCCGCAACCAGCGAGGTCCCGGCGGCCAGGTTGTACGTGGCCTTGAGCGTGTCCCGCATCGCCGCGAGCTTCCGGTTGGTGTACACCACGCCCTTGGCCGGACCGGTGGAGCCGGAGGTGAACAGCACGGCGGCATCGGCGTCGGCATCCGGTGCGGTGAAGGAGGCGGCATGCCCGGCCAGGCGCATGACGCGTCCGTTGGCCATGAGCTGCGGGACCGTGGCGGCACAGCCCAGCAGCGCCATCCTGGCCGAGGCAGTGGACGGGGTGAAGTCCTCAGCAGCAATCTTCACTCCGGGCCAGCTGTACAGCCGGGCCCCCGCCAGGGCGCGTTCGATCCCCACCAGGAAGTCGGGGCGGGCGCCCTTGATGGCGCGGCTCATGCCCTTGGTGCCCAGCCCGGCGTCGGCCACAACAATCACGGCGCCCAGGCGCAGGCAGGCATAAATCAGGGTGGTCAGGTTGATGCCCGGGGGCACCAGCAGGCTGACCCGGTGCCCGGCGCGCACGCCGAGGTCGGCCAGGCCGGCGGCGAGGTCGTCCACGTCAACGGCCAGCTGCGCCCAGGACAGCTCGCGGGTGCGGCCGTCCGGCAGCATGTCCACGATCGCCGTGCCGGTGTCGCCGCGGCGGGCATCCACCTCGGCCAGCATGGGGACGTATGAACCAGCGTCCGGGGCAGCGTCCGAGGTGGACCCGCTGCCGGCATCCGGGCCGTCGGCACGGCGGGCAACGTTGCGCCCCAGCCACTCAAACGTGGGCGCGGCAATGTCCCGGTCCTCCTGGACCAGGTGGCTTGCACCCTCAAAACGGTGCACGTCGGCGTGCGGCAGCCGGGTGATGAGGTCGTTGAGGTAGCGGTCCGAGAACACGGGGTCCTTGGGCCCCCACATCATCAGCGCAGGCACCTCCAGGCTGCGGATGCCCTCCGCCACTCCCTCCAGCGCTTCCCACGACGGGTGTCCCGGGGCCGCCGGAATGTCGGCCACAAAGTTGCCCACGCCGGCACGCCGCTCCACGGAGCGGTAGGGGGCCATGAAGGCCTTGGCCACGTCGTCCGCCAAGGCGGGCTGCGCCAAACCGTGCGTCACCTTCAAAAAGGCGGGGGTCGTCGTCGTGCCCCATTGGTGCACGGCCGGGTGCAGGGCCAGCTTCAGGGCCGGCGGCAGCGCATGGCCGGCCGGGTGGACGGCCGTGTTGGTGAGCACGACGGCGGCCAGCTGGCTTGGGTGCGCCAGGGCCCAGCCGAGGGAGATGACCCCGCCCCAGTCGTGGCCCACGCTGACCACCGGGCCGGTGAGGCCCAGCTCGGCGGTGAAGTCGGAGAGGTCGGTGATGCGGTCGGGCAGGCGGCGGAAGGTTCCGGTCCGTTCGGAGAAGCCCATGTCCAGCTGGTCCACGGCGATGACGCGCCACGGTCCGCCGCCGGCGATGGCTGCGGGGGAGGTGGCGCCGGCCAGGAGCGTGCGCCACAGGTAGGACCAGGTGGGGTTGCCGTGCACGCACAGCAGGGTGCCCGCAGGTTCCATGCCGGTGGCGGCGACGTCGGACTCATTGTCCAGGTAGTGCCACTGGCGCAGGGTGCCGGGGGCGTCAACGGAGGCGGTGGACGGGACGGAGAGGGTGCGGCGCCACTGCGCGTCAACACCGGGCCAGGGCGTGGCAGTGTCCTGCGAAAGCACTGCTACCACGCAATTTCCATCATCGCGGTGTTCAGCCCGGAACCCACGCCCATGCACAGCACGCGGTCGCCGGGGCTCAGGGTCTGGGCTTCCTGCGCCAGCGTCATGGGCAGGGATGCCGGCCCCACGTTGCCCCACTTGGGGAACGTGATCGGGACCCGACCCTTGACCAGGTTGACCGCCTTGATGATGGCGTTGGTATAGGAATTCGAGACCTGGTGGGTGACGTAGCGGTCCATGGAGCGCCAGTTCCAGCCGTCGGTGTGGGCCTCATGCCAGGCGTTGGTGACAAGTTCCAGGCCGTTGTCCAGCAGGCCCTTGGTGTCTGTGAACATGCCGTCCGGACCGCCCACGCACAACTCGTGGTGTTCGGTGCCGGCACGTGAGACGCCGCCCAGAATGCGGTGCCCGCCGGGGTGCTTGTCAGCCGGGCCCATGACGGCCGCGGCGGCGCCGGAGCCCAGGGTCAGGGTGGCAAACTCGCGCAGGTAGTCGTCGCGCGTGGACGTCTCGGCGTTGAGCCGGTTGAACGTGGTTTCCTGCGTGGCCTGGGCGTCCTCGCCGGCCACGATCAGGGCGTACTGGATCTGACCGGAGTCGATCATGTTCGCGGCCAGCGTCATGCCGTTGACGAATCCGAGGCACGCGTTGGCCACGTCAAAGTTCATGGCGGAAGACGGCAGGCCCAGCCCGTTGTGCACCTTGACGGCGACGGACGGCTCCAGGTTGCGGCGCGTCACGGACGTGTTGATGAGCAGGCCCACCTGGCCGGCCTCGATCCCGGCCTCGGCCAGCGCCTTGGCACCGGCCTCAATGGCAGCGTCGTCAAAGGACGTTCCCGGCGCCCACCAGCGGCGCTCCTCCACGCCGGCCACGCGCTCCAGAAGGCGCTTGGACAGGCGGAGCCGTTTCAGGCTGGGTGCGAGGCGGGCATCAAAGTCACTGGACTTGACCACCACGGGGGCTTCCACGCTTGAGACAGCGAGCAAGGCGGTGTTGTGGTGACGAAACGTAGCGTTGCCGATCAAGTTCCAGCCTTTTTCTTGAGGTATTGTGCAAGTCATTGGGCACCGGAAAACCGGCACCCCTGCCTTGAAATACGCGGAAACAGCCTAAAACGGTCCCCCGCGGTTCAAGACCCACCCTTAACTATGCACCTTGTACCGCTGATCGTGCACATACGCCACAGTGCATATGCCCACATCCGCACCGCTCGCCCGCAGGCAATTCACGGTAGATTGGCTACTTGAGAAACAGCCCGCCGCAGGAGAAGAAACCAGTTTGCATCTAAAGAGCCTGTCCGTGCGCGGATTCAAGTCCTTCGCCTCGGCCACCACTTTCGACTTTGAGCCGGGCGTCACCGCGGTGGTGGGCCCCAACGGCTCCGGCAAGTCCAACGTGGTGGACGCCCTCGCCTGGGTCATGGGCGAGCAGGGCGCCAAGACGCTCCGCGGCGGCAAAATGGAGGACGTCATCTTCGCGGGCACCGCCGGGCGCCCCGCCCTGGGCCGCGCCCACGTGGCCCTGACCATTGACAATGCCGACGGCGCCCTGCCGATCGAATACTCCGAGGTCACCATCTCCCGCACGCTGTTCCGCGCAGGCGGTTCAGAGTACGCCATCAACGGCACTTCCTGCCGGCTCCTGGACATCCAGGAACTGCTCTCCGACTCCGGCCTGGGCCGGGAAATGCACGTCATCGTGGGCCAGGGCCAGCTGGACAAGGTGCTGCACGCCACCCCGGAGGACCGCCGCGGCTTCATTGAGGAGGCCGCAGGCATCCTCAAGCACCGCCGCCGCAAGGAAAAAACGCTGCGCAAGCTGGACGCCATGGGTGCCAACCTGGCCCGGCTCACCGACCTGACCGGGGAGATCCGCCGCCAGCTGACCCCGCTGGGCAAGCAGGCCGCCGTGGCCCGCCGCGCCCAGGCCGTCCAATTCGACGTCCGCGACGCCCGCGCCCGCCTGCTGGCCGATGAAATCGTGACCCTCTCCACCGCCGTCGAGCGGGACGAGGCGGCGGAACTGGCCCTCAAGCGCCGGCGCGAGGAGGTGGATGCGTCGCTGCAGGCGGGCCGGACCCGCCAGGCCGACCTGGAACAGGCGGCGGCCGCGGCCACCCCCGTCCTCAACGCCGCCCGCGACAACTGGTACCAGCTCAACGCCGCCCGCGAAAAGTTCAAGGCCCTGGGCGTGCTCGCCGCTGAACGCCAACGCCACCTGGGCAGCACCGACGACGTCCCCGACCCCAGCCGCGACCCGGACCGGCTGGCCCAGCAGGCCGCACGGCTCCGTGCCGAGGAAGCCGAGCTGGACCTGGCGCTGGAGGAAAAGCGGTACGGGCTCGAGACGGCCATGGAGATCAAGGATGACGCCGAGGCCGCCGTCCGTGACGAGGAACAGCGGGTCCGCGAGCAGATGCGCGCCACGGCCGACCGCCGCGAGGGCCTGGCCCGGCTGGCGGGCAAGGTGGCCTCGGCCCGGTCGCGGGTGGAGTCGGCGGAGGCCGAGATTGGACGCCTGCACCAGAGCCGGGCCGCCGGAGCCGACCGGCACAGCGCCGCGGCCGAGGAATTTGCCGCGCTGGAGTCGCAGGTGGCCGGAATCGAGGCCGGCGAGCAGCGCCTCGACGCCGGCTACGAGGAGGCCGCCGCCGCCCTTGCGGAGGTTGATGCGGCGCTCGAGGCCGCCTCGGCGGCACAACTGGCCGCCGAGCGGGAGCGCGATTCACTGACCGCCCGCCGCGACGCCCTCGCCACCGGCCTGCTCCGCAAGGACGCCGGCGCACACCTGCTCGATGCCCGCCCCGACGGCGTCATGGCCTCCATGGCCCAGCTCGTCCAGGTGGCCCCCGGCCACGAAACCGCCGTCGCCGCCGCACTGCACGCCGCGGCCGAGGGCGTGGCCGTCACCGACTTTCCCTCCGCCCTCGCCGCGCTGGAACTCATCAAGGAGCACGACGGCGGACGGGTCACCCTGGTCCTGGCCGGCGCCGGCGCCGGGGCTGCTGCGCCGGACGGCGCCGCAGGAACGGGCAGTGCCGGGCCGGCAGCTGCCGGCCCCCGGGACGCCGCCGGGCTGGCGTCATTGCAGCAGGCCGCGCAAGCTGCGGCGTGCGCGGTGCCAGGTGCCGCCGTCGCCCGTTCACAGGTGACCGGGCCGGAGGAGCTGGGGGACACCCTCGATGCACTCCTGGCCGGCGTCGTGCTGGTGCCGGATGCCGCTGCCGCACAGGATGTCCTGGCCCGCGGTGCGCAGCTGACCGCAGTGACGGCTGCCGGCGACGTTTTCACACAGTGGTGGGTGCAGGGCGGCTCGGCCGTGGCGCCGTCGCTGCTGGAGCTGCAGGCCGCCGTGGACGAGACCGAGGCCGCCCTGGCAGAGGCCGTGGCGCGCGGCGAACAGCAGCGCTTTGCCGTGGCAGGGCTCCAGGCCCGGCGCGGCCCGTTGGCACAGGAGGAAGAGGACGCCCTCGCCGCGCTGCACGAGTCCGACGCCCGGCTGGCGGCCGTGGCGGAG from Arthrobacter stackebrandtii encodes the following:
- a CDS encoding 3-oxoacyl-ACP synthase III, giving the protein MIGNATFRHHNTALLAVSSVEAPVVVKSSDFDARLAPSLKRLRLSKRLLERVAGVEERRWWAPGTSFDDAAIEAGAKALAEAGIEAGQVGLLINTSVTRRNLEPSVAVKVHNGLGLPSSAMNFDVANACLGFVNGMTLAANMIDSGQIQYALIVAGEDAQATQETTFNRLNAETSTRDDYLREFATLTLGSGAAAAVMGPADKHPGGHRILGGVSRAGTEHHELCVGGPDGMFTDTKGLLDNGLELVTNAWHEAHTDGWNWRSMDRYVTHQVSNSYTNAIIKAVNLVKGRVPITFPKWGNVGPASLPMTLAQEAQTLSPGDRVLCMGVGSGLNTAMMEIAW
- a CDS encoding AAA family ATPase — protein: MHLKSLSVRGFKSFASATTFDFEPGVTAVVGPNGSGKSNVVDALAWVMGEQGAKTLRGGKMEDVIFAGTAGRPALGRAHVALTIDNADGALPIEYSEVTISRTLFRAGGSEYAINGTSCRLLDIQELLSDSGLGREMHVIVGQGQLDKVLHATPEDRRGFIEEAAGILKHRRRKEKTLRKLDAMGANLARLTDLTGEIRRQLTPLGKQAAVARRAQAVQFDVRDARARLLADEIVTLSTAVERDEAAELALKRRREEVDASLQAGRTRQADLEQAAAAATPVLNAARDNWYQLNAAREKFKALGVLAAERQRHLGSTDDVPDPSRDPDRLAQQAARLRAEEAELDLALEEKRYGLETAMEIKDDAEAAVRDEEQRVREQMRATADRREGLARLAGKVASARSRVESAEAEIGRLHQSRAAGADRHSAAAEEFAALESQVAGIEAGEQRLDAGYEEAAAALAEVDAALEAASAAQLAAERERDSLTARRDALATGLLRKDAGAHLLDARPDGVMASMAQLVQVAPGHETAVAAALHAAAEGVAVTDFPSALAALELIKEHDGGRVTLVLAGAGAGAAAPDGAAGTGSAGPAAAGPRDAAGLASLQQAAQAAACAVPGAAVARSQVTGPEELGDTLDALLAGVVLVPDAAAAQDVLARGAQLTAVTAAGDVFTQWWVQGGSAVAPSLLELQAAVDETEAALAEAVARGEQQRFAVAGLQARRGPLAQEEEDALAALHESDARLAAVAERLGTLGATLRSAAGESERHAQSVEAATANLGREQAALEEVAGRLAKAQEAPADLEPSMDERDALSAAAVAARAVEMETRLALRSTEEALNTARTRAAALERAAATEKLAREQAAQRARRRLFQAKKAAAVALAVEHILVHVEASIELAEHVRDEAEEQRAGREVELMAVRGETAEAEKELARLTDSVHRDEMARTAQKLRIETLENKSIEELGLSVDHLLKEYGPDTLVPLGPGEVTDKWAALRVAVDESGEEVREGTPFVREEQEKRLKRAERDLAALGKVNPLALEEFAALEERHQFLSSQLEDLKASRKDLLEIIKEVDQRVEEVFTAAYADTAAQFERVFGRLFPGGEGRLVLTDPSDMLTTGIEVEARPAGKKIKRLSLLSGGERSLTAVALLVAIFKARPSPFYVMDEVEAALDDTNLGRLITIFEELRESSQLIIITHQKRTMEVADALYGVSMRGDGVSTVISQRLDRVASV
- a CDS encoding alpha/beta fold hydrolase — translated: MVAVLSQDTATPWPGVDAQWRRTLSVPSTASVDAPGTLRQWHYLDNESDVAATGMEPAGTLLCVHGNPTWSYLWRTLLAGATSPAAIAGGGPWRVIAVDQLDMGFSERTGTFRRLPDRITDLSDFTAELGLTGPVVSVGHDWGGVISLGWALAHPSQLAAVVLTNTAVHPAGHALPPALKLALHPAVHQWGTTTTPAFLKVTHGLAQPALADDVAKAFMAPYRSVERRAGVGNFVADIPAAPGHPSWEALEGVAEGIRSLEVPALMMWGPKDPVFSDRYLNDLITRLPHADVHRFEGASHLVQEDRDIAAPTFEWLGRNVARRADGPDAGSGSTSDAAPDAGSYVPMLAEVDARRGDTGTAIVDMLPDGRTRELSWAQLAVDVDDLAAGLADLGVRAGHRVSLLVPPGINLTTLIYACLRLGAVIVVADAGLGTKGMSRAIKGARPDFLVGIERALAGARLYSWPGVKIAAEDFTPSTASARMALLGCAATVPQLMANGRVMRLAGHAASFTAPDADADAAVLFTSGSTGPAKGVVYTNRKLAAMRDTLKATYNLAAGTSLVAGFAPFALLGPALGATTVTPDMDVTAPRTLTASALAAAAAAIDATVVFASPAALVNVVATAAQLSAGQAKALAAVELVLSAGAPLGIPLLEKVQALAPNAALHTPYGMTEALPVTDIDLPGIRAAGAGNGVCVGRPVSGATVAIAPVAADGSVALQPSFDAGVTGEVLVRAPHVKARYDRLWVTEQHSISIPGWHRTGDVGHLDAGGRLWVEGRMEHILATPSGVRTPVAAEQAAEQLPSVARAAVVGVGPAGTQAAVAIVETVPAARRSGLAPFWLAAAVRAAVSAAGVDLPLSAVLVIDTMPTDVRHNSKIDRAALSRWAARMLAGDKAGRP